A single window of Streptomyces sp. NBC_00464 DNA harbors:
- the treZ gene encoding malto-oligosyltrehalose trehalohydrolase → MLFEVWAPDAESAVLRLSGEPRTMERDPDRAGWWTAHAEAADGDRYGFALDDGPVRPDPRSRRQPDGPDGDSAVVDHDAYTWRSAWAGRGLPGAVLYELHIGTYTAEGTFDAAAARLGHLAELGITHVSLMPVCPFPGVHGWGYEGVSLWAVHEPYGGPEGLKRFVDTAHGLGLAVVLDVVHNHLGPSGNYLPVFGPYFTETHHTPWGAAVNLDAPGSDEVRAFLLGSALAWLRDYRLDGLRLDAVHALADTRALTFLEELSAATDALAAGLGRPLSLIAESDLCDPRTTTPRESGGIGLHAQWNDDFHHCLHTALTGESQGYYADFAAAPLAGLAKTVTSAFFHDGTYSSFRGRTHGRPVDVTRSAAHRFVGYAQTHDQIGNRALGDRLAASLSPGLLACAAALVLTGPFTPMLFMGEEWGARTPWQFFTDHTDPELAEAVRTGRRREFGAHGWAEEDIPDPQDPATRDRSCLDWSEPQREPHARLHAWYRELIALRHALPDLCDPDLATVRTAYDDEARWLAFRRGDLRVAVNLDEKPATIPLGGGRHRSGGGRVLAAWQPVEAPGADGALHLPPESCVVLADD, encoded by the coding sequence ATGTTGTTCGAGGTATGGGCACCGGATGCGGAATCGGCCGTGCTGCGGCTGTCGGGTGAACCGCGGACCATGGAGCGCGATCCGGACCGGGCCGGCTGGTGGACCGCGCATGCGGAGGCGGCGGACGGCGACCGCTACGGTTTCGCCCTCGACGACGGCCCGGTGCGCCCCGACCCCCGCTCGCGCCGCCAGCCGGACGGGCCGGACGGAGACTCCGCCGTCGTCGACCACGACGCGTACACCTGGCGCAGCGCATGGGCGGGGCGCGGGCTGCCGGGCGCCGTCCTGTACGAGCTGCACATCGGTACGTACACCGCCGAAGGCACCTTCGACGCGGCGGCGGCCAGGCTGGGACATCTCGCCGAGCTGGGCATCACCCATGTGTCGCTGATGCCGGTCTGCCCGTTTCCCGGCGTCCACGGCTGGGGGTACGAGGGGGTGTCGCTGTGGGCCGTGCACGAGCCGTACGGCGGCCCCGAGGGGCTGAAGCGCTTTGTCGACACGGCGCACGGGCTGGGGCTCGCCGTCGTCCTGGACGTGGTCCACAACCATCTGGGCCCGTCCGGCAACTACCTCCCCGTCTTCGGGCCGTACTTCACCGAGACGCACCACACCCCGTGGGGCGCGGCGGTCAACCTGGACGCGCCCGGCTCCGACGAGGTGCGGGCCTTCCTGCTGGGCAGCGCGCTCGCCTGGCTGCGCGACTACCGGCTGGACGGGCTGCGGCTGGACGCCGTCCACGCGCTGGCCGACACCCGGGCGCTGACGTTCCTGGAGGAACTGTCCGCCGCCACCGACGCGCTCGCTGCCGGACTCGGCCGTCCCCTCTCCCTCATCGCCGAGTCCGACCTCTGCGACCCGCGCACGACGACTCCGCGCGAGTCCGGCGGCATCGGTCTGCACGCCCAGTGGAACGACGACTTCCACCACTGTCTGCACACCGCGCTGACGGGTGAGTCCCAGGGCTACTACGCGGACTTCGCCGCCGCCCCACTGGCCGGGCTCGCGAAGACCGTGACGAGCGCCTTCTTCCACGACGGCACGTACTCCAGCTTCCGCGGCCGTACGCACGGCCGCCCCGTCGATGTCACCCGCAGTGCCGCCCACCGCTTCGTCGGCTACGCGCAGACCCACGACCAGATCGGCAACCGGGCGCTCGGCGACCGGCTCGCCGCCTCCCTCTCCCCCGGCCTGCTGGCCTGCGCGGCGGCGCTCGTGCTGACCGGTCCCTTCACCCCGATGCTGTTCATGGGCGAGGAGTGGGGCGCCCGGACACCCTGGCAGTTCTTCACCGACCACACCGATCCGGAGCTCGCCGAGGCCGTACGCACCGGCCGGCGGCGGGAGTTCGGGGCGCACGGCTGGGCCGAGGAGGACATCCCGGACCCGCAGGACCCGGCCACCCGCGACCGCTCCTGTCTGGACTGGAGCGAACCGCAACGCGAACCGCACGCCCGTCTGCACGCCTGGTACCGCGAACTCATCGCGCTGCGCCATGCCCTGCCCGACCTCTGCGACCCGGACCTGGCGACGGTGCGGACGGCGTACGACGACGAGGCGCGCTGGCTGGCGTTCCGCCGGGGCGATCTGCGGGTCGCGGTCAACCTCGACGAGAAGCCGGCCACCATCCCGCTGGGCGGCGGCCGGCACCGCAGCGGCGGGGGCCGGGTGCTGGCCGCCTGGCAGCCCGTCGAGGCGCCCGGCGCGGACGGGGCGCTGCATCTGCCGCCGGAGTCGTGCGTGGTGCTGGCCGACGACTGA
- a CDS encoding aminopeptidase P family protein, whose protein sequence is MSSQSQPVPFTADDYRARMTRAAESAAAAGLAGVLVAPGPDLVYLTGYQPTAITERLTVLVLTAGQDPVLVVPTLEAPDAEKAVGAPALTLRDWTDGKDPYAVTAPLLDAQGRFGISDNAWAMHLLGLQQLLPGTSYASLTEALPMLRAVKDAHELDRLTAAGAAADATYEEILKVRFSGRKETDVAADLARLLTEFGHSQVDFTVVGSGPNGANPHHEAGDRTIERGDMVVLDFGGLKHGYGSDTSRTVHVGEPTPEEQRVHDIVREAQAAGCNAVRPGVACQEIDRAARAVITEFGYGERFIHRTGHGIGVTTHEPPYMIEGEEQPLVPGMCFSVEPGIYLPGRFGVRIEDIVTVTEDGGRRLNATARELAIVE, encoded by the coding sequence ATGTCCAGCCAGAGCCAGCCCGTACCGTTCACCGCCGACGACTACCGGGCCCGGATGACGAGGGCCGCCGAGAGCGCCGCCGCTGCCGGACTCGCGGGGGTGCTGGTCGCGCCCGGACCCGACCTGGTCTATCTGACCGGGTATCAGCCCACCGCGATCACCGAGCGCCTCACCGTCCTCGTCCTCACCGCGGGCCAGGACCCGGTGCTGGTCGTACCGACCCTGGAGGCACCGGACGCGGAGAAGGCCGTCGGCGCACCCGCGCTGACCCTGCGCGACTGGACCGACGGCAAGGACCCGTACGCCGTCACCGCGCCCCTGCTCGACGCGCAGGGCCGCTTCGGGATCAGCGACAACGCCTGGGCCATGCATCTGCTCGGCCTCCAGCAGCTGCTGCCCGGGACCTCGTACGCCTCCCTCACCGAGGCGCTGCCGATGCTGCGCGCCGTCAAGGACGCCCATGAGCTGGACCGGCTCACCGCGGCGGGGGCCGCCGCCGACGCCACGTACGAGGAGATCCTCAAGGTCCGGTTCTCCGGCCGCAAGGAGACCGACGTGGCCGCCGACCTGGCCCGGCTGCTCACCGAGTTCGGGCATTCCCAGGTCGACTTCACCGTGGTCGGCTCCGGACCGAACGGCGCCAACCCGCACCACGAGGCCGGTGACCGCACCATCGAGCGGGGCGACATGGTCGTGCTCGACTTCGGCGGCCTCAAGCACGGGTACGGCTCCGACACCTCCCGCACGGTCCACGTCGGCGAGCCCACCCCCGAGGAGCAGCGGGTCCACGACATCGTGCGGGAGGCGCAGGCGGCGGGCTGCAACGCGGTGCGGCCCGGAGTCGCCTGCCAGGAGATCGACCGGGCGGCCCGCGCCGTCATCACCGAGTTCGGCTACGGGGAACGCTTCATCCACCGCACCGGCCACGGCATCGGCGTCACCACCCACGAACCCCCGTACATGATCGAGGGCGAGGAGCAGCCGCTCGTGCCCGGCATGTGCTTCTCCGTCGAGCCCGGCATCTATCTGCCGGGCCGGTTCGGTGTGCGGATCGAGGACATCGTGACCGTCACCGAGGACGGCGGCCGGCGCCTCAACGCCACCGCGCGCGAGCTGGCGATCGTCGAGTAG
- a CDS encoding nucleoside/nucleotide kinase family protein: MDTSDLTGLTARARRLALAGDRRILGIAGPPGVGKSTLAERLVDALGPLAVLVPMDGFHLAQGELERLGRADRKGAPDTFDAAGYAALLRRLRTPEPGTVVYAPAFDRSLEEPVAGSVPVPPDVPLVVTEGNYLLYGQGPWAQVRGLLDEAWFLELDDAIRVRRLVERHVRFGKARAYAERWVAGSDEANARLVAPGRDRADLVVRPVSGAPS, translated from the coding sequence ATGGACACCAGCGACCTCACCGGCCTGACGGCCCGCGCCCGCCGACTCGCCCTGGCCGGGGACCGCCGCATCCTCGGCATCGCGGGCCCGCCCGGCGTCGGGAAGTCCACCCTGGCGGAGCGCCTCGTCGACGCCCTCGGGCCGCTCGCCGTCCTCGTGCCGATGGACGGTTTCCACCTCGCCCAGGGCGAACTGGAACGGCTCGGCCGGGCGGACCGCAAGGGCGCACCCGACACCTTCGACGCCGCCGGGTACGCGGCGCTCCTGCGCCGGCTGCGGACGCCCGAACCGGGGACCGTCGTGTACGCCCCCGCCTTCGACCGGTCCCTGGAGGAGCCGGTCGCGGGCTCCGTACCCGTACCGCCGGATGTCCCGCTCGTCGTCACCGAGGGCAACTACCTCCTGTACGGGCAGGGCCCCTGGGCGCAGGTACGCGGGCTGCTGGACGAGGCATGGTTCCTGGAGCTCGACGACGCGATACGCGTGCGCAGGCTCGTCGAGCGGCATGTGCGGTTCGGCAAGGCGCGGGCCTACGCGGAGCGCTGGGTGGCCGGTTCCGACGAGGCCAACGCCCGGCTCGTCGCCCCGGGCCGCGACCGCGCCGATCTGGTCGTACGGCCGGTATCCGGCGCGCCGTCCTGA